The following proteins are encoded in a genomic region of Arachis stenosperma cultivar V10309 chromosome 4, arast.V10309.gnm1.PFL2, whole genome shotgun sequence:
- the LOC130973585 gene encoding disease resistance protein RPV1-like, giving the protein MAMASLAAEASSFSTPPSPRSWTYHVFLSFRGEDTRTGFTDHLCASLERKGITTFRDDKDLERGQVISLELLRAIQESMFAVVVLSPNYASSAWCLDELQKIVECKHNLGLQIVPVFYGVEPSDVRHQKGTFAEAFRKHEHRFGEGSEKLRRWRDAFTQIASYSGWDSKHQLEARFVESISEHIHRKLIPKLPSCTKNRVGIASRLEEVINLIGIGLNDVRFVGIWGMGGIGKTTIARAVYEAIRGEFKVCCFMRNVRELSAKNGFVQLQRDLLACLNISSYFHDIEDGKTTIQSALCNKKVLLVLDDVSELNQLENLAENQDWFGQGSRIIITARDMHLLDIHGVHGTYEVKGLDQEEAYNLFCLKAFKQLEPKEGYSSLCKEVVKYTKGLPLAVEVLGSYLYRRNADFWHSTIREIMNFPHFEVLNALKISYNHLMTTEKNIFLDIACFFKGMKKDEAIHILRMCDFYVGVGSDIGSGIVTLIDKALVTLDQNNKLEMHDLLQEMGRHIVYEESPSNPGKRSRLWSKDDIHQVLTNDLGTEAIQSMFLNFGHDKFYWFRSKPFSAHWSIEAFSKTTQLRYLSLPYMELPLGLNHFPSSVRVLHWDFCPLETLPLLNQQYQAVEIKMQRSNLEQVWHGKKFLEKLKYLDLSSSRNLKQTPDISGVPILETLDLQGCDSLTEVHISLIHHKNLVHLNLSYCEMLKTLPGKLEMSSLKELIIEHCQSFENPPEFGECMRKLSRLSLSGTPIGKLPSSLGNLVGLEDLNIKGCGKLDSVPDTIHRLKSLKNLDLGSCFNLHGLPSSMSSLPLLSTLNLSRCYQSEISFSHDLFCYLPSLMHLDLSGHWFANIPISIHELSKLRSLKLNGCRRLQFLPKIPSSIRELEAYGCRSLNIFESNVLSTIFTAFKYSSGQDQENQGVVLEMLIPSTEIPSLFGHFPLKDYHSAIVPYPSVCRWIKNIKGIAVCFLFYTKFWGFDKSVKLNLSVSNGNRCIIPWRTYRMCDGYHLYILCLTNDYFGEEFQQDMVFKLLLRPEVEYGEYDSEEFEHIPCYQAKVLSTGLACINEIEDLNQSEIERQRNEGQSLFDLNKSIEIMDICE; this is encoded by the exons ATGGCAATGGCATCTTTAGCTGCTGAAGCCTCTTCTTTCTCCACTCCTCCTTCACCAAGATCATGGACCTATCACGTGTTCTTGAGTTTCAGGGGTGAAGACACTCGCACAGGCTTCACTGATCATTTATGTGCCTCGCTTGAAAGGAAGGGAATCACAACATTCAGGGATGACAAGGACCTTGAGAGAGGTCAAGTTATCTCTCTTGAACTCCTCAGAGCAATTCAAGAGTCTATGTTTGCCGTCGTTGTTCTCTCGCCAAACTATGCTTCCTCTGCTTGGTGCTTGGATGAGCTTCAAAAGATTGTTGAGTGCAAACACAACCTGGGACTACAGATTGTGCCAGTCTTCTATGGTGTTGAGCCCTCTGATGTGAGGCACCAAAAAGGAACATTTGCTGAAGCTTTCAGAAAACATGAACACAGATTTGGAGAAGGCAGTGAGAAGCTTAGAAGGTGGAGAGATGCTTTCACACAAATTGCTAGTTATTCTGGTTGGGATTCCAAACATCA ACTTGAGGCAAGATTTGTGGAAAGCATTTCTGAACACATACATAGAAAGCTAATTCCGAAATTGCCATCTTGCACTAAGAATCGTGTTGGGATTGCTTCAAGGTTGGAGGAAGTGATTAATCTCATAGGTATTGGGTTGAATGATGTTCGCTTTGTAGGGATATGGGGAATGGGTGGCATAGGAAAGACAACTATAGCGAGAGCAGTATATGAAGCCATCCGAGGTGAATTCAAAGTTTGTTGCTTCATGCGAAATGTTAGAGAGTTGTCTGCAAAAAATGGTTTTGTTCAGTTGCAAAGAGACCTTCTTGCGTGTCTAAACATAAGTAGCTATTTTCATGACATAGAAGATGGAAAAACAACGATACAAAGTGCTTTGTGCAATAAGAAAGTTCTTCTTGTTCTTGACGATGTAAGTGAGCTAAACCAATTAGAGAATTTAGCGGAGAATCAAGATTGGTTTGGACAAGGAAGTAGAATAATAATCACAGCCAGAGATATGCACTTGCTAGATATACATGGAGTCCATGGAACTTATGAAGTTAAAGGGTTAGATCAAGAAGAAGCTTATAATCTGTTTTGTTTGAAAGCCTTTAAACAACTTGAACCTAAAGAAGGATATTCTTCTCTGTGTAAAGAAGTTGTGAAATATACTAAAGGTCTTCCTTTGGCAGTTGAGGTTTTAGGTTCCTATCTATATAGAAGAAATGCTGACTTTTGGCATAGTACCATTAGAGAAATAATGAATTTTCCACATTTTGAAGTTCTCAATGCATTGAAAATAAGCTACAATCATTTGATGACAACAGAGAAGAATATTTTTCTTGATATTGCTTGTTTCTTCAAAGGAATGAAAAAAGATGAggcaatacatatattaagAATGTGTGATTTTTATGTTGGAGTTGGAAGTGATATTGGAAGCGGAATTGTTACATTGATTGATAAAGCTTTGGTAACTTTAGATCAAAATAATAAGTTAGAAATGCATGATTTGCTTCAAGAAATGGGGAGGCATATTGTATATGAAGAATCTCCAAGTAACCCAGGCAAGCGTAGCAGGCTGTGGTCTAAAGATGACATTCATCAAGTGTTGACAAATGATCTG GGAACAGAAGCTATTCAAAGTATGTTTCTAAACTTTGGACATGATAAATTTTATTGGTTCCGGAGTAAGCCATTCTCAGCACATtggagcattgaagctttctcAAAGACAACACAGTTAAGATATCTCAGTTTACCATACATGGAACTTCCCCTTGGCCTCAACCACTTCCCTAGTTCAGTAAGAGTTCTGCATTGGGATTTTTGTCCTTTGGAAACTCTCCCCTTGTTAAATCAACAATATCAAGCTGTTGAAATCAAAATGCAACGTAGCAATCTTGAACAAGTTTGGCATGGAAAAAAG TTTTTGGAAAAGCTGAAGTACCTGGATTTGAGTAGCTCCCGCAACCTAAAGCAGACACCTGATATTTCCGGGGTTCCCATTCTTGAAACACTTGATCTCCAAGGTTGTGATAGCCTAACTGAGGTTCACATATCCCTCATACACCACAAGAACCTTGTTCACTTAAATCTAAGCTACTGCGAAATGCTTAAAACTCTTCCAGGTAAATTAGAGATGAGTTCCTTGAAGGAGTTGATCATTGAGCATTGTCAGAGTTTTGAAAATCCCCCAGAGTTTGGAGAATGCATGAGAAAATTGTCAAGACTTTCTCTAAGTGGAACTCCTATAGGGAAGTTACCCTCATCACTTGGAAATTTAGTTGGCCTTGAAGATTTGAACATAAAGGGTTGTGGAAAACTTGATTCTGTTCCTGATACCATTCATAGGTTGAAGTCCCTCAAGAACTTGGATCTTGGCTCTTGTTTTAACCTTCATGGATTGCCATCTTCAATGTCAAGCCTCCCCTTGCTGAGTACTCTAAATTTGAGTAGATGTTACCAGAGTGAAATATCTTTCTCTCATGATCTATTTTGCTACTTGCCTTCATTGATGCATTTGGATCTAAGTGGTCACTGGTTTGCTAATATCCCAATAAGCATTCATGAACTCTCCAAGCTTAGGTCCCTTAAGCTAAATGGATGTCGCCGTCTTCAGTTTCTGCCAAAAATTCCATCTAGTATTAGAGAATTAGAAGCATATGGGTGTAGATCACTGAACATATTTGAATCCAATGTTTTGTCAACCATTTTCACTGCCTTTAAATATTCTAGTGGCCAGGATCAAGAAAATCAAGGTGTGGTCTTGGAAATGCTAATCCCAAGTACCGAAATTCCATCTTTGTTTGGCCACTTTCCTCTGAAGGATTACCATTCAGCAATAGTCCCATATCCAAGTGTTTGCCGTTGGATTAAAAATATAAAGGGTATTGCAGTATGTTTCCTGTTTTATACAAAGTTTTGGGGATTTGATAAATCAGTGAAGTTGAATTTGTCTGTTAGCAATGGTAATAGGTGCATCATTCCTTGGAGAACATATAGAATGTGTGATGGCTATCACCTTTACATTCTCTGCTTGACCAATGATTACTTCGGGGAAGAATTTCAACAAGATATGGTGTTTAAACTATTGCTTCGGCCGGAGGTTGAGTATGGTGAATATGATTCTGAAGAGTTTGAACATATTCCTTGTTATCAAGCCAAAGTATTGAGCACTGGCTTGGCGTGCATCAACGAGATTGAAGATTTGAACCAAAGTGAGATTGAAAGGCAAAGAAATGAAGGACAGAGTCTGTTTGACTTGAACAAAAGCATTGAGATAATGGATATATGTGAGTGA
- the LOC130973874 gene encoding hydroxymethylglutaryl-CoA lyase, mitochondrial-like isoform X2 — protein sequence MQRISQLLKGIPDFVKIVEVGPRDGLQNEKSIVPTDVKVELIKLLVSSGLSVIEATSFVSPKWVPQLADAKDVLEGIQDVEGVSFPVLTPNLKGFEAAVAAGAKEVAVFPAASESFSKANLNSGIEDNLARCRDIASASRSYSIPVRGYISCVVGCPFEGHVAPAKVAYVAKALNEMGCSEISLGDTIGVGTPGTVVPMLEAVLDVVPVDKLAVHFHDTYGQALSNTLISLQMGISVVDSSISGLGGCPYAKGATGNVATEDVVYMLDGIGVKTNVDLGKLMQAGDFICKHLGRASNSRAATALSKVKAHASKL from the exons ATGCAAAGGATTTCTCAA CTTCTTAAAGGTATTCCAGACTTTGTAAAGATAGTGGAGGTTGGTCCAAGGGATGGATTGCAGAATGAGAAGTCTATCGTTCCTACTGATGTAAAAGTTGAGTTGATAAAGCTGCTGGTTTCTTCTGGGTTGTCTGTCATCGAGGCAACAAGTTTTGTATCACCAAAATGGGTTCCACAG TTGGCAGATGCAAAGGATGTATTGGAAGGCATTCAAGATGTGGAAGGTGTTAGCTTTCCTGTATTAACTCCAAACCTCAAA GGCTTTGAGGCAGCTGTTGCTGCTGGGGCTAAGGAAGTGGCTGTTTTTCCTGCAGCTTCTGAATCATTCTCTAAAGCAAATCTCAACTCTGGCATTGAGGATAATCTTGCTCGTTGCCGAGACATTGCTTCAGCTTCTCGAAGCTACTCAATCCCCGTTCGTGG ATATATATCATGTGTTGTGGGATGTCCTTTTGAAGGACATGTTGCTCCAGCCAAAGTAGCATATGTGGCAAAGGCACTTAATGAGATGGGTTGCTCAGAGATTTCACTAGGTGATACGATTGGTGTTGGTACACCTG GCACTGTCGTTCCAATGCTGGAAGCTGTTCTTGATGTTGTTCCAGTTGACAAGCTTGCTGTCCACTTTCATGATACTTATGGTCAGGCGCTTTCAAATACTCTAATTTCACTTCAG ATGGGGATCAGTGTAGTGGATTCATCTATTTCCGGCCTTGGGGGTTGTCCGTATGCAAAGGGTGCAACTGGAAATGTTGCCACTGAGGATGTTGTTTACATGCTGGATGGAATTGGAGTGAAAACCAACGTGGACCTCGGAAAGCTCATGCAGGCCGGAGATTTCATCTGCAAGCATTTAGGACGCGCATCGAATTCAAGAGCCGCAACTGCGTTGAGTAAAGTTAAAGCTCATGCTTCCAAACTTTGA
- the LOC130973874 gene encoding uncharacterized protein LOC130973874 isoform X1 — MITIKGMQRGRFLNPIPQLVTGFSSSAAAIPTCSSCDAMDTANQLQSLHSRYPEYTRDSTKATEHRNAFNKYNIRGLSQCLNWPKRFNDNSHAASYLVNHHFTSDRNTDAKDFSSKLLKGIPDFVKIVEVGPRDGLQNEKSIVPTDVKVELIKLLVSSGLSVIEATSFVSPKWVPQLADAKDVLEGIQDVEGVSFPVLTPNLKGFEAAVAAGAKEVAVFPAASESFSKANLNSGIEDNLARCRDIASASRSYSIPVRGYISCVVGCPFEGHVAPAKVAYVAKALNEMGCSEISLGDTIGVGTPGTVVPMLEAVLDVVPVDKLAVHFHDTYGQALSNTLISLQMGISVVDSSISGLGGCPYAKGATGNVATEDVVYMLDGIGVKTNVDLGKLMQAGDFICKHLGRASNSRAATALSKVKAHASKL, encoded by the exons ATGATTACAATCAAGGGTATGCAAAGGGGGCGATTCTTGAATCCTATACCCCAACTTGTTACTGGATTCTCAAGCTCTGCTGCTGCAATCCCAACATGTTCCTCTTGTGATGCCATGGATACAGCTAATCAACTGCAATCTCTTCATTCTCG TTATCCTGAATACACAAGGGACAGTACAAAGGCCACAGAACATAGGAATGCATTCAACAAATACAATATAAGGGGCCTATCTCAATGCCTGAATTGGCCTAAAAGGTTTAATGATAATTCTCATGCTGCCAGCTACTTGGTAAACCATCATTTTACATCTGATCGAAATACAGATGCAAAGGATTTCTCAAGTAAG CTTCTTAAAGGTATTCCAGACTTTGTAAAGATAGTGGAGGTTGGTCCAAGGGATGGATTGCAGAATGAGAAGTCTATCGTTCCTACTGATGTAAAAGTTGAGTTGATAAAGCTGCTGGTTTCTTCTGGGTTGTCTGTCATCGAGGCAACAAGTTTTGTATCACCAAAATGGGTTCCACAG TTGGCAGATGCAAAGGATGTATTGGAAGGCATTCAAGATGTGGAAGGTGTTAGCTTTCCTGTATTAACTCCAAACCTCAAA GGCTTTGAGGCAGCTGTTGCTGCTGGGGCTAAGGAAGTGGCTGTTTTTCCTGCAGCTTCTGAATCATTCTCTAAAGCAAATCTCAACTCTGGCATTGAGGATAATCTTGCTCGTTGCCGAGACATTGCTTCAGCTTCTCGAAGCTACTCAATCCCCGTTCGTGG ATATATATCATGTGTTGTGGGATGTCCTTTTGAAGGACATGTTGCTCCAGCCAAAGTAGCATATGTGGCAAAGGCACTTAATGAGATGGGTTGCTCAGAGATTTCACTAGGTGATACGATTGGTGTTGGTACACCTG GCACTGTCGTTCCAATGCTGGAAGCTGTTCTTGATGTTGTTCCAGTTGACAAGCTTGCTGTCCACTTTCATGATACTTATGGTCAGGCGCTTTCAAATACTCTAATTTCACTTCAG ATGGGGATCAGTGTAGTGGATTCATCTATTTCCGGCCTTGGGGGTTGTCCGTATGCAAAGGGTGCAACTGGAAATGTTGCCACTGAGGATGTTGTTTACATGCTGGATGGAATTGGAGTGAAAACCAACGTGGACCTCGGAAAGCTCATGCAGGCCGGAGATTTCATCTGCAAGCATTTAGGACGCGCATCGAATTCAAGAGCCGCAACTGCGTTGAGTAAAGTTAAAGCTCATGCTTCCAAACTTTGA
- the LOC130973771 gene encoding receptor-like protein 6, with product MGFLCSLAFSIQFLLLFSSSLFTDCLTLNDSTTTHHHECHQHESNALLSFKQSFFISKYASYNPFSYPKTLSWNPSTDCCLWDGIECDELTGHVISIDLSSSQLYGSMDPNSTLFSLVHLQSLDLSDNDFNHTQIPARIGHLSQLRHLNLSHFGETTFSGELPTQISHLSNLLSLDLRSYIVEPLDNLLINHLQLKVSTLKSLIQNSTRLEQLRLNFVTISSSLPHTLTNLTSLQKLSFRQCELYGEFPIGIFSLANLTSLNFARNQNLQGTLPASIGNLTNLASLALGDNSFHGEIPQSLFRLENLEFLSLSYNLFEGQLALDMFLKLKMLNFLDLSGNKLSLFTQNRTVNMTILPPIQRLELSWCNLNGEIPTWIMNLSTLNILNLQHNNLRGEIPSFLFLVENLTVLDLTDNMLEGQIKLDMLSKLQKLTNLRLGGGNKLFFVEGKNTTNVTFPPQIQSLDLGSCNLVHFPNFIQHLQELTDLFIPLNSIKTIPSWIWNKTTLQILEISNNLLIGEISPLICNLQSLIYLDLSANYLIGMIPSCLGSFSQSLQLLWLAENKLTGNIPQTYVKGNALQLIDFSSNKLSGQLPRALVNCRMLEFLDVRHNHFNDSFPFWLGSLPKLKVVSLRDNQFHGAIMCPLKYTFPQLRIIDLSQNGFSTKLTSEIILCFKSMIISNKRQLDFKDMIFSENMLIDIDLTAFSMSNKGVVMNYLGGQYLHHMVAIDLSSNKIYGEIPDIMGSLNSLLVLNLSNNMFTGSIPSSFGKLSNLEVLDLSLNSLSGNIPQQLTALTFLDFFNVSFNNLSGPIPENGQLSTFDNNSFLGNKDLCGIQLLKKCEDPPKLPLQKPDGDQDSESGSFFELYWMVILIGYGGGLVAGLALGNAFAVDVYRLLQKIF from the coding sequence ATGGGGTTCTTGTGTTCTCTTGCTTTCTCCATAcagtttcttcttctcttctcatCTTCCCTGTTCACAGACTGTTTAACTTTGAATGATTCAACTACTACTCATCATCATGAATGCCATCAACATGAAAGCAATGCCTTGCTCAGCTTTAAACAAAGCTTCTTCATAAGTAAGTATGCTTCCTACAATCCTTTCAGTTATCCTAAAACTCTTTCTTGGAATCCGTCCACAGATTGCTGCTTGTGGGATGGCATTGAATGTGATGAGCTCACAGGCCATGTCATTTCCATTGATCTCAGTAGCAGCCAACTCTATGGTTCCATGGATCCCAATAGCACCCTTTTCTCACTTGTGCATCTTCAAAGCCTTGATCTCTCTGACAATGACTTCAATCACACACAAATTCCAGCCAGGATAGGTCACTTGTCACAACTGAGGCATTTGAATCTTTCTCACTTTGGTGAAACCACATTTTCGGGTGAACTCCCAACTCAAATTTCCCATTTGTCCAACTTGTTATCCCTTGATCTTCGCAGCTATATTGTGGAACCCCTTGATAATTTATTGATCAACCATTTACAACTCAAGGTATCCACTCTAAAAAGCTTAATTCAAAACTCAACAAGACTAGAACAACTTCGCCTTAATTTTGTCACCATTTCATCATCATTACCTCACACACTCACAAACCTTACATCTCTGCAAAAACTCTCTTTTCGCCAATGTGAACTATATGGTGAGTTTCCTATTGGAATATTCTCTCTTGCAAACTTAACATCTTTGAATTTTGCAAGAAACCAAAATTTGCAGGGCACATTACCTGCATCCATTGGAAACCTGACCAATTTAGCTTCCTTGGCTCTTGGAGATAATAGCTTTCATGGTGAAATCCCGCAGTCTCTTTTTAGACTCGAAAATCTTGAATTTTTGTCTCTGTCGTATAATCTCTTTGAAGGACAACTAGCACTTGACATGTTTTTGAAGCTAAAAATGCTTAACTTTCTTGACTTGTCCGGAAACAAGTTGTCTTTGTTCACACAAAATAGGACTGTCAATATGACAATACTTCCTCCAATTCAGCGGTTAGAATTGAGTTGGTGCAATTTAAATGGAGAAATTCCAACTTGGATAATGAACTTAAGCACTTTAAATATCTTGAATCTTCAACACAATAATCTTCGAGGTGAAATtccatcttttcttttcttggtaGAGAATCTTACAGTTCTTGATCTAACTGATAATATGTTGGAAGGACAGATCAAACTTGACATGCTTTCAAAGCTCCAAAAGCTTACTAATCTTCGTTTAGGCGGAGGCAACAAATTGTTTTTTGTTGAAGGGAAGAACACTACCAACGTAACATTTCCTCCTCAAATTCAATCATTGGATTTAGGGTCATGCAACTTAGTTCATTTTCCCAATTTTATACAGCACTTGCAAGAGTTGACTGATCTTTTCATACCACTGAATAGCATAAAGACTATACCGAGTTGGATATGGAATAAAACAACTCTTCAGATTTTGGAAATTTCCAACAACCTGTTAATAGGAGAAATATCCCCCTTGATATGCAATCTACAATCCCTTATATATCTTGATTTATCTGCCAACTACTTAATTGGCATGATTCCATCATGTTTGGGAAGCTTTAGTCAATCTCTTCAACTTTTGTGGCTCGCAGAAAACAAACTGACTGGAAATATTCCTCAAACTTATGTGAAAGGAAATGCCCTTCAGTTGATTGATTTTAGTTCTAACAAGTTGTCTGGTCAATTGCCAAGAGCACTTGTCAATTGCAGAATGCTAGAGTTTCTTGATGTGAGACATAACCATTTCAATGACTCATTTCCTTTCTGGTTAGGATCTCTTCCTAAGTTAAAGGTTGTTTCTTTACGTGATAATCAATTTCACGGAGCTATCATGTGTCCATTGAAATACACATTTCCCCAGCTTCGAATCATTGATCTTTCTCAAAATGGTTTCTCAACAAAATTAACATCAGAAATAATCTTGTGCTTCAAATCGATGATCATATCCAACAAAAGACAACTGGATTTCAAGGACATGATTTTTAGTGAGAATATGTTGATAGATATTGATTTGACTGCATTTTCAATGTCCAACAAAGGAGTTGTCATGAATTATCTTGGGGGTCAATACCTTCATCATATGGTAGCCATTGATCTTTCAAGTAACAAAATTTATGGTGAGATTCCGGATATCATGGGAAGTTTGAATAGCCTTCTTGTGCTCAATTTGTCCAATAACATGTTTACTGGCAGCATCCCATCTTCCTTCGGAAAGCTTTCAAATCTTGAAGTGTTGGACCTTTCTCTCAATAGCCTGTCAGGAAATATTCCTCAACAACTCACAGCGCTAACCTTCTTGGATTTCTTCAACGTGTCTTTCAACAATCTCTCAGGTCCAATCCCAGAAAATGGACAACTTTCCACATTTGATAATAATTCATTTCTGGGAAACAAGGATTTGTGCGGGATTCAATTGTTGAAGAAATGTGAAGATCCTCCTAAGCTTCCATTGCAAAAACCTGATGGTGATCAAGATTCTGAGTCAGGATCTTTCTTTGAATTGTATTGGATGGTAATTCTAATTGGATATGGGGGTGGCCTTGTTGCTGGGTTAGCACTGGGAAATGCTTTCGCTGTAGATGTTTATAGGTTGCTGCAAAAGATCTTTTAA
- the LOC130973872 gene encoding receptor-like protein Cf-9, whose product MTMMRFLCSLTLSLQFLLLFSSLFPTTLLTNCSPLNHSTHHHECHEHESYALLQFKESFLTSKSAYYNPISYPKTASWVPTTDCCSWDGIECNELTGHVIGIDLSSGQLYGSMDPNSTLFSLVHLRSLNLSDNDFNHSQIPAKIGELSQLRYLNLSHGNENTFSGEVPSQVSQLSNLLSLDLRSYTFGSLPYDLINHLQLKASTLTSLTQNSTRLEHLRLSFVTISSSLPHTLTNLTSLQKLTLRQCELYGEFPIGIFHLPNLRVLNLGQNQNLRGMLPNFHSSSFINIILDGTSFYGTIPTSIENLTSLNCFVIPRCSFYGAIPSSLGNLTQLAQLDLAYNGFVGEIPHSLFRLENLEILSLGYNFFEGQLALDMFLKLKMLNVLDLPYNKLSLFSQNRAVNMTILPPIQWLGLGSCNLTGKVPTWIMNLTSLYHLNLYKNNLQGEIPYFLFMLENLTGLNLADNWLEGHVELDMLSKLKKLTALGLGGGNKLSFSEGKNTSNTIPDWIWNKTSLQCLMIFNNPLIGEISPLICNLQSLVYLDLSSNNLVGMIPSCLGSFSRSLQILSLAGNKLTGNIPQTYVKGNAVQLIDFSSNKLYGQLPRALVNCRMLELLDLSHNHFNDSFPFWLGSLPKLKVISLRDNEFHGAIKCPSKCTFVKLHIIDLSENNFSGNLSSEIIKSFKSMTLSNTSHQVHLKNDIYQLLHSLVDIDLFSFPMSNKGVVMNYQGDQYFHYMVAIDLSCNKISGEIPDIMGSLNGLVVLNLSNNMFTGSIPSSLGKLSNLEVLDLSLNSLSGNIPQQLTALTFLDFFNVSFNNLSGPIPENRQFSTFENSSFKGNKGLCGIQLVKKCKDHSKPPLPTLDGDQDSESKSFFEFNWMVILIGYGGGLIAGLALGNAFAGDVFRLLKRIF is encoded by the exons ATGACAATGATGAGGTTCTTGTGTTCTCTTACTTTGTCCCTgcagtttcttctccttttctcaTCACTCTTTCCAACCACCCTGCTCACAAACTGTTCACCTTTGAATCATTCAACTCATCATCATGAGTGCCATGAGCATGAAAGCTATGCCCTGTTGCAGTTTAAGGAATCCTTTCTAACAAGTAAGTCTGCTTATTACAATCCTATCAGTTATCCTAAAACTGCTTCTTGGGTTCCTACCACAGATTGCTGCTCCTGGGATGGCATTGAATGCAATGAGCTCACAGGTCATGTGATTGGCATTGATCTCAGCAGCGGCCAGCTCTATGGTTCCATGGATCCCAATAGCACCCTTTTCTCACTTGTGCACCTTCGAAGTCTCAATCTTTCTGACAATGACTTCAATCACTCTCAAATTCCTGCTAAGATAGGTGAGCTTTCACAGCTAAGATATCTGAATCTTTCTCATGGCAATGAAAACACATTCTCTGGTGAGGTTCCATCTCAAGTTTCACAATTGTCCAACTTGTTGTCCCTTGATCTTCGCAGCTATACCTTTGGGTCACTTCCATATGATCTAATCAACCATTTGCAACTCAAGGCATCCACTCTCACAAGCTTAACTCAAAACTCAACTAGACTTGAACACCTTCGTCTTAGTTTTGTGACCATTTCATCATCTTTACCTCATACTCTCACAAACCTTACATCCTTGCAAAAACTCACTCTTCGCCAATGTGAACTATATGGTGAATTCCCAATTGGAATATTCCATCTCCCAAACTTAAGAGTCTTGAATTTGGGACAAAACCAAAACCTTAGGGGTATGCTGCCTAATTTTCACTCAAGCTCATTCATCAACATAATCCTTGATGGCACAAGTTTTTATGGCACAATTCCAACATCCATTGAAAACCTCACTTCTTTGAATTGTTTTGTGATTCCAAGATGCAGTTTTTATGGGGCCATTCCTTCTTCGCTTGGCAACCTCACCCAACTTGCTCAGTTAGATCTTGCCTATAATGGCTTTGTTGGTGAAATCCCTCACTCTCTTTTTAGACTAGAGAATCTTGAAATTTTGTCTCTGGGCTATAATTTCTTTGAAGGGCAACTAGCACTTGACATGTTTTTGAAACTAAAGATGCTTAATGTTCTAGACTTGCCTTACAACAAACTGTCTTTGTTCTCACAAAATAGGGCTGTCAATATGACAATCCTTCCTCCAATTCAGTGGTTAGGGTTGGGTTCATGCAATTTGACTGGAAAAGTTCCAACTTGGATAATGAATCTAACCTCTCTATATCACTTGAatctttataaaaataatcttCAAGGTGAAATTCCATATTTCCTCTTCATGTTGGAGAATCTTACAGGCCTTAATCTGGCTGATAATTGGTTGGAAGGACATGTCGAACTTGACATGCTTTCAAAGCTCAAAAAGCTTACTGCACTTGGTTTAGGTGGAGGCAATAAATTGTCATTTTCTGAAGGGAAGAACACTTCGAAT ACTATACCAGATTGGATATGGAATAAAACAAGTCTGCAGTGTTTGATGATTTTCAACAATCCATTGATAGGAGAAATATCCCCCTTGATATGCAATCTGCAATCCCTTGTGTATCTTGATTTATCTTCCAACAACTTAGTTGGTATGATACCATCATGTTTGGGAAGCTTTAGCCGATCTCTTCAAATTTTGAGTCTTGCAGGAAACAAATTGACTGGCAATATTCCTCAAACTTATGTGAAAGGAAATGCCGTTCAGTTGATTGATTTCAGTTCTAACAAGTTGTATGGTCAATTACCAAGAGCATTGGTCAATTGTAGAATGCTAGAGCTTCTTGACTTGAGCCATAACCATTTCAATGATTCATTTCCTTTTTGGTTAGGATCTCTTCCCAAATTGAAGGTGATTTCTTTACGTGATAATGAATTTCATGGAGCTATAAAGTGCCCATCAAAATGCACATTCGTGAAACTTCACATCATTGATCTTTCTGAGAATAATTTTTCTGGAAATTTGTCATCAGAAATAATCAAGAGTTTCAAATCGATGACTCTTTCCAACACAAGTCATCAAGTACATCTCAAAAACGACATTTATCAGTTGCTACATTCTTTGGTTGATATTGATTTGTTTTCATTTCCAATGTCCAACAAAGGAGTTGTCATGAATTATCAAGGGGATCAATACTTTCATTATATGGTAGCCATTGATCTTTCATGCAACAAAATTTCTGGTGAGATTCCGGATATCATGGGAAGTTTGAATGGCCTTGTTGTGCTCAATTTGTCCAACAACATGTTTACTGGCAGCATCCCATCTTCTCTAGGAAAGCTTTCAAATCTTGAAGTGCTGGACCTTTCTCTCAATAGCTTGTCAGGGAATATTCCTCAACAACTCACAGCACTAACCTTCTTGGATTTCTTCAATGTGTCCTTCAACAATCTCTCAGGTCCAATACCAGAAAATAGACAATTTTCCACATTTGAAAATAGTTCTTTCAAGGGAAACAAAGGTTTATGTGGGATTCAACTAGTGAAGAAATGTAAAGATCACTCTAAACCCCCACTACCAACTCTTGATGGTGATCAAGACTCTGAATCAAAATCTTtctttgaatttaattggatGGTAATTCTAATCGGATATGGGGGTGGCCTTATTGCTGGATTAGCACTGGGAAATGCTTTTGCTGGAGATGTTTTTAGGTTGTTGAAAAGGATCTTTTAA